The Candidatus Goldiibacteriota bacterium genome contains the following window.
TCTTAGCTGTTTTTTTTATGGGTTTTTTTACTTACGCGGGCTGGTTTTTTGTTGTGCCGGGATTGTTTTTAGGAGCTATAATAAACAGGAAAGGTTTAAACAGAAAAAAATTTATTTTTCTTATGTCGGCAATGTTTTTATTATCATCTGTAGGTTTGTTTTTGTACATGAAGTGTCCTCATTCTATTTCGAGAATTACGTCTTCGGAAGGGTTCAATTCTGCTGCGGATATATTTGACCGTGTAATATTGGCTGTTAAACTGTTGCCCAATATACTTACAAAAGCAATGGGTACTCCTTATGGGTTTTCGAATACTTTCTCTGTATTGTCATTCACGGAGATTTTTCTTTTCATAGGAGGCGTTATTTTTGTATTTAAAAAAATTAGAACAACCAGCAGGTTGACAGTATTAATTGGTTTAATTTTCTCGTTTGCGTCTTTGGTTCCGGATGGAGCCATGCATCACCACCTTAGGCACATAGTAATGTATATATATTTTTTAATAATCACATCATTTTTTGTAAGGTTTTTAATAGAAACAAAATATTTTTACCCTGTTATTTTAACGGCATTATTTAGTTTCTTTTTTGTTTTTGTTGAGATGCATCTTTTCTGGGAAACAAACAACAAAATCGATAATTCAATTGAGAAGATAAATAGTTTCATAGAAAAACGAAGCGGCTCAAAGCAGGCCTTTGTGTTGCATGAAGCGGTTCCTTATGGTATTAATGGTATTGCCTTTAATAGCATCCGCAAGAAGATTATTATGCCGGCAATTAACTCTGATGTATGGATTGTGTCGGATTTTTTTAATAAAGATCTTATTGAGAAGGCTTTTAATGTTAGAAAGATAAAAATCATTTATTCTAATGTATCAGGGAAAATCCCTTATTTTATATATGAAATTAAGGTTATGACTGAAGAACAGGCGCGTCTTCTTTCAGATCTAAAAATTACATTGAAAAAAATTAATGTTCTGATGTGGGAATATCGCTATGATGATGCGGTATTGCTTGCCTGGAAATCGGAGTTGAATAATCCTGATTCGCCCGATAAAATATTTTATAATAACTGTTTAAGAATGCAGGCGATTGA
Protein-coding sequences here:
- a CDS encoding glycosyltransferase family 39 protein, giving the protein MYKNDNCYKTSEISGTFIGWIIIILVIFHMVDPFGPYDQIQDEWADTVATGFFIDGSRSFFNYMQVNGSALPYVPRAIISLYVFITGGIENIRIIPHILFLLSCFAFYFAGKEMQDKELGLSMVLVYALSSLSLYTSRHMVANSYFPLLIPLCLGLLFKLSRTGLYSDMVSFLAVFFMGFFTYAGWFFVVPGLFLGAIINRKGLNRKKFIFLMSAMFLLSSVGLFLYMKCPHSISRITSSEGFNSAADIFDRVILAVKLLPNILTKAMGTPYGFSNTFSVLSFTEIFLFIGGVIFVFKKIRTTSRLTVLIGLIFSFASLVPDGAMHHHLRHIVMYIYFLIITSFFVRFLIETKYFYPVILTALFSFFFVFVEMHLFWETNNKIDNSIEKINSFIEKRSGSKQAFVLHEAVPYGINGIAFNSIRKKIIMPAINSDVWIVSDFFNKDLIEKAFNVRKIKIIYSNVSGKIPYFIYEIKVMTEEQARLLSDLKITLKKINVLMWEYRYDDAVLLAWKSELNNPDSPDKIFYNNCLRMQAIESCYALNDPKCAYLSFFNYEERIQKNALFYYYQGKTALMYGYKDQAAESFRNAERLAPWWKAIKQYIE